tgagctatactccagcCTTTTTTGgccttgaatatgcaatcttcttGCCGCAGCTTCCAGAGTCACTAGGAttgcaggtgtgggccactgcatCTATCTACTGGGCTCTCCTCCTGCAGGATGACCTCCTCTTACCCTGATTTCTTCTTCAGTGATCCTCTTTCCAAATAAGTCACATTCTCAGTTTTGGGAGTTAGGACTTCCTGTCTTTTGGGGCAGTTGCAGTTCAAGCAGTAATGTTACAGGTAAGTTGGTTATGCTTCCTAGAGGGCATTGAAACAGTTTATAAGGAGCCTTTAACATGTCAAGATGCTCTGTTCCTGAGATTGTATTTTAGCGTTTGTTCTTAAGGCCGAAAGTATACCCAGGTGAATGACAGGTGTTTGTGGAAAACAAGAGAAGACTGGTAAAATAATGGCATCGCTGCTTGGTGGAATAGCATGCAGGGATGAGAACTATGTTTTTGGAAAGTAGGTAATTTGCATAAGAATGCTTATATTAGAGCAGTATACAAAATATGACCTCATTGTGTTAAAACAGTATAAATAAACTTTACAAATATAACCAGGAAAAAAGGTGGGACAGAATCTCTCAGAAATACTAATGTTTTTCTCTGAGTGTGGGATTGGAGGTGTTTTTAGTCTTAAAAATTTttctgtggggctggggttgtagctcatttttagagcgcttgctttgcatgtgtaaggcattgagtttgattctcagcaccacataaaaataaataaataaaataaaagtattgtgtccatctaaactaaaaaaaattaaatcaaaaaaatttttccctAAACTTCTGATGAGCttgtaattaaagaaaaaattactagaAAGTTGTACATTATCAGCTGGGGTCCTAGCTGTTCATATTTGCAAGGGTTCAAATCTGAGCAGCTGGGGCTGCATGGGCAGATTCTCCAGGCTTGCTCAGCAGTGTTGCTGTCATGAGTACTTGTGGAAGGCCTCCTGGGTTACACCAAGTTTGTGTGCCGTGATGCGTCTGGGCtgttttctgcagggctttggcagctagcTGCTTAAGTCAAGTTTGGCTAGCTCCTGCCATCCAAGGTCACAGTGCAATTAGTAGCCAGCTGGTCAGGATGCTGGCAGTGTCATGGTGTTTTCTTAAGTGTTGGCACTGCGGGGGAAATGTTGGATAAgtggtttgaaaaaaaaatgtccagtttacataaattctagcttttgatttttttaatgtgatttttATGGAATGAAAGTCAAATTAATCTGTTATTTTTAATCTCTTTACTTTTTAGGTAAAAAATTTTGCAGTTATTTATCTCGTGGATATTACAGAAGTACCTGACTTCAACAAAATGTATGAATTATACGATCCATGTACTGTCATGTTTTTCTTCAGGTAAGTTGTTATTTACATGACATATTGTTGGTTTGGACCAGATTCTATAGCCTAGAAGGAGTGTGTTAATAATGCGCCATTTCATAATGCAGGTTATAACACAAGCTGATCAGTGACTCTGAATGGTTTTCAAAGTGACAGTTTCCATTTTAGCATTACCCAGTGACCAGTTACCCTTTGAAGTAACTTTGCCCAGAAATTTGGGTGAAGTGGAATGAAATGGAAGACACCCTCATTGACATTctggatgcctttacatgcaatctGTGGatgaaaagtgttttaaaataactcacTTGTTAAGCGTGATGTCAGTGACTTTAATATTTAATGTTCTGTTGTAAGAGCAAACTCTGAATGTCATTACTCTCTCACAAATACAAGTTTATCTTCTCAGCTCAAAAATTATGTTGTGGATATTTAATTAAGAAATCACCATTTCACACTATTGTTGACAAAATTTCTATGGTAGTTACCACAGAAGTTGGTAAAAGCAGTGTCAGTGTTGGCTGTATTCCAGAACATGCGATTCCTAACCTCTGGGATTGCATGGGGGTGCTTTAGTTTATGTTCTGCATCATAGTGCTGTACATTTGCACCCGTTTGTGAGCTTACAGTTGTGGAGGTGCAATATCTGGCAGGGCCAACTGAGTTCTCTACTGAGGGTCTCACAGACCAGAACCATGGCCTGAGTGCCTTGGGAGGGCCTAGGGAGAGTTCACCTTGGCTTGCTGGAGTTGTTGCCAGATGCAGGTCTCACAGTGGGGCTGAGGCCTGTTTCCTTGCTGCTGTCATCTGGGCTATTCTGCTCAGAGCCCTGTACCTCCATGGCAGTGTTGGGTGTGTGGAGTCCTTTGCATACCCTCTCACTTCCAGTTTAGTTAGATCACCCAGACAATACAGGGTAACCTCCTTATTTTAAAGCAACTGATTAGGGACCATAATCTGTAAAATTTCCTTTTCAGTGTAACAGAGTCACAGAAAtaaagttttgggtttttttttttttttggttttttttttaatatttattttttagttttcggcagacacaacatctttgtttgtatgtggtgctgaggatcgaacccgggccacacgcatgccaggcgagtgcgctacggcttgagccacatccccagcccccaactgttttatttagagacaaggtctcactaagttgcttagggcattgctaagttgttgaggctgactttgaactcctgatccttctgcctcagcctctcaagttgctgggattacaggtttgtgccaccatgcctggcttgaagGCCCCCCATcctctttttaaactttttaaaaactttttatattattattattattattattattattattattcgtgttgagggtcaaacccagtgccttaatgTTCTAGTCaaatgctataccactgagccacaacctcagcactATAAAGCCTTTTTGTATTCACAGAATTATGGGAAGCATTTTAGGAGTTTGCCTCCTGCAGTCTGCTCTGTTTCCAAGGATTTGCATCCCcatcaggctggggatatagctcagtggtaaagtgcttgcctcacatctcTCCCTTAAGCAGAATATTCCTCACCAGGGTTACTGAGGACCCCATCTCAGGACAGAATCAGGTCCAGAATCACATTTTCCACATCACCTATGTTGGGTGCACATAAGGCTTTGCAGGGGACTCTCTTCTTTACTTGTGAAGCTGAGACAAGTGAGGCTACACCCCAACAGAGGACTAGGCCTAGGGAAATGCAGAAAACTGGGAGGCTTCCCTCCAAGGCTGGACAGCGAGGCCCTGGGCTGGTCCTCCTGACCCCATGTTCCACATTTTGGGACAGTTTCTGCCCAAGTACCCTTTTGCAGTTGAGGTTTGTAGGTGGGTTTTTTGCCATCCTGCATCTTGCCACTGCACTGGGACCATTACCTCCTCCAACACTTCTCTCTGCCTCTCACAGTTTCAGGTCAAGGGGGATACCTTCCCCCATATGACACGTTGTAATCTCTGATGGCGATGCCCAGGCTTCCAGATGCCTCCCGTGGGCTGAGAAGACCTGTGAGGCATACCCTCATCACCTGGGCCTGGGTGCACTGACCTGTGATCTTTTCTGGTTCTCAGCAAGAAGCCATATGTGCTCTTCCTTTTGTTTGTTCCACACAGTCAGCAGTCATTGTTGAATTCAGCATCTTGTTGCTTGCAAAAGCTAAGAATTTCTTCTTCCTGCCCCTTCTTCTCTTCCTCACCCTACCCCCTTCCCCCTCTCTCCcactccttcctttttctttctttttctcctccttttcctttttttttttctaaagagagagacagaattttttttttattttaatatttatttatttttttagttctcggcagacacaacatctttgtttgtttgtggtgctgaggatcaaacccaggctgcacgcatgccaggcaagcgcgctaccgcttgagctacatccccagcccgagagagaatttttttaatatttattctttagttatcggtggacacaacatctttgtttgtatgtggttctgaggatcgatcccgggctgcatgcatgccaggcgagcgcgctactgcttgagccacatccctagccctttttttttttttaaccagggattgaacccagagttcttAAGAACTCGGGCCACTTCcccaggttgttttttttttttttttttttttttttttttgttaccagggattgaactcattggcacttgaccattgagccccattccctagccctattttgtattttattagagacagggtctcactgaattgcttagcaccttgctaaattgctgagactggttttgaacttgtgatcctcctgccttagcctcctgagctgctgggattacaggccctcgccatcccagaccttttttatgttttgttttgagacaggttctcactgtgtTACTCAGGACCTCTCCacattactgaggctgactttaaacttgctatcttcctgcctcagcctcccaagctactgggattacagacgtacaCCATCGCGCTTGacattttattattgttgttagctGTTTATACCAATTTGTCTGTTGATTTCCTCTCAGTTTACTGTAAGTTGCAAGAAGAAACCAGGCTTGCACTGTCAAGTCTttgcttggaaattgcctctgctAAATATCTTAGCTCAGAGCTCATAAATCCTGCATTTCACAACTGTAGGACACTGTGACCCTGTTATTCCCACTATGTAGGAGGATCCCTTTCCTGCCTTTGAGCAGCTGACTCTTCTCTTCAGGTGAGACAGGGAGGCCTTTTGGGGCTGGAGATGGTCTGGTGGGCAAGGAAGGTAGGAGACAGCTTTGGATGGTGGCAGGGGCACACTTTGTGTATTTGTGGTTTTTAGGACTGATGGTCTACTTAGAAAAGGAGATGAAACTTGCTGCTGTTGTTCTATTACCTAGGATTAGTAATGTGAGCACTTTAGTCACTCTATACCTGGATATGTATGTTGAGTGCCTCCAGGTTTCATGGTCTTGAGCTGGGACATAGGGGCAGTTAGGTAGTTCAAATGGGAGTGAAGTGCCAGGGGACAGTATGTACAGAGATGTAGGTATCAAACTGGGCTGTGGAAATGTGCAAGGGACTCTCACTCTAGATGAGCCTGCTCCCTCACAGCCACACATGGGCCCTGAAGGTGAACCACAGGACAGGACTGACCCAGCTAGCACCTGAGCACAGGAACACTTGAGGTCCCTATCCCGGGTTTCTGGGCCAGAGTGTGGACCTGGAATGTCACTCTGAAAGCAGATATTTGATACAAAGAGTGACATCAGATGAGTGGTAGCTGCTTTGGTTGAGGGGAGACCAAATGAGAGGCCTCCTGAGAAGCAAGCTTATTGAACAGGGTTGAACTGGACATATGATCCTGTAAATGTGAGAAATTGTACTAGTAAAAATCTCTCTTCAACAAACCAGGAAAAATGCATGCAAGTGCAAAAGAGGGTTAGCAGCTTGACTCTGGACGGTGCAAGTATGAATTCCTAAGACAGAAGTCTAGCCTCTTGAAAAACAAGTATCTAAAAGGGTCATCTACTTCCCTGGTCCTGGAGATGCAAAATATCATGGGTAGGATTTTTGTAGAATTTGTGCCAAGGACTTTTAAGAGCAACATGAAAAACTTACTGCTTTTCAGGAAAATTAATACAAACCTCTGACTATCCCTTTAGGATATTTGTCCAAAGGACATATAGAAAAGTCTAGAAAGAGTTTGATGTCCCTGTGTTGtgttttttattgattgattgattgatttggtttttttttttaaatgcattcttttttaatatttattttttaggtgtagatggacacaacacaatgcctttatttttatatggtgctgaggattggacccgggtcctgcccatgctaggcgagcgctctaccgctgagccacaatcccagccctgcatTGTGGTTTTTAGAAATAGCATTTGGGTGTCTCAGCCTTTTCTTGATCCGAGGTCTCCTCTTGGTTGTATGTATCTGTCAGTGATGCAGCAAGCATTTGTGACAGCAGGAAGGTGGGGCTCTTGTGGAATCTGCTGTGTGCACTGGTgcctttctctctttgcaggaacAAGCACATCATGATTGACTTGGGCACAGGCAACAACAACAAGATCAACTGGGCCATGGAAGACAAGCAGGAGATGGTTGACATAATTGAGACTGTATACCGTGGCGCCCGCAAGGGCCGGGGCCTGGTGGTGTCCCCCAAAGACTACTCCACCAAGTACAGATACTGAGGCACGTGCCAGGGCCTGCATGGTGCCATGGGGCCCTTCCCTGGACTTGCCCTGGTCTGTTGAGAACTGGAGGGCTAAGGGTCACACACCTTCACTTCACAAATAAACACCTGAAGGAGCACCCAccactgtttgttcttaggaaccTGTGTAGCTGACTGGTGTTGGTGGTCTCAGCTAATTGCTACCTCACCCTTGCAGAGGGGTCAAGGTGTTTTTCCTGTGGGATTGGATTCTGCAGTCTTGAATAGTTTACCAGGGCTGCCATGGCCAAATATGGTAGACCTAGTAGTCacttctggaggtcagaagtctgaGGTGAAGTTGCAAGTGGATTGGGTTCCACTGAGGGTGAGGGGAACGTGGAGGTACCCACAGTTCTTATGTCCCTTGACTGGGAGTTGCTGTACTTGAGCTCTGCCTGTCTTCACAAGTGCATGTATATGTCTGTCTCCAAGTCTCCTTCTCATAGGGATGCCATTCATTGTGACTTCATCTCATATCTGCAATGACCACATTCCAGGTAAGTCACAATCTGAGATGCTAGGGGTTAGGACTTCTGTGAGTGAATTCTGTGGTGATATTAATCTATAACAGAATCCAAAGTCTTGATCGTATTCTGGTTATAAAAACAGTGTAATGCCCTCTGGAGGCTTCCCTGTGGGCAGTGgagctgtttctttttcttcctgaggTTGGGTTTGATGTGCTCGCACACATCCTGTTCCTGTGGCTCCTGGTCTATCCATAGAACAGTCTCCTTATTGCACTCCCAGGCTCCCATGGCTGGAAGTCCCTGTCACCTCTGTGCACATTCACTCTAGTGAAAGCTGGGGGCACATCTAAAGAGGCTCTTTTGGCCAGGTGTCCTTGGGCAGGTTGCTTTCTACACACATAAAGTGCTGAGTGCTTGGTTGGTATGTGGTGGAGTGAGTGAAGTGCTCACTGCCGTAGTTAAAACACATGGAACACCTGAAAGAGTGAAACAGATTTCTTATCTACATATATAGGTAAGAATGCTTCTTAATTGGATTTAAAATTCAAATGTGGGCCTGGGGATGCAGCTTAGTAatggagcacttgtctagcatgtatgaagccctggattcaattcctggcactgcaaaaatgttttttttttttttttcaaatgcaaatcTGTAATTTAATCTCTCTGGTGTCAGTTTTCCCATTTGTAAAATAGGGAGTTTAAAACCATTTTGCATTGTTATGAGGGATTAATAAAAAATCTATATAATCTCAAGTACCTGGCATATAATAAACATTGAATATCACCCTCCtggcatttctccaaagaaggagAACAAATGGCCAGATAACATGCAGCAGTGCTCATCACTCATCACCACTGCTTGTGAAGAGGCTGTAGTTAGCCATGGTCTACCACTCCCTATCCACTGGGATGCTAGGTTAGAAAGTCGGGCTGACGAGTGGTGATGAGTCCTCATGAACTGCTGACAGGATAAGATGATGTAGCCACTCTGGAAAATAGGCAGGCTGGTCTTGAAACAGTTGAATGTGGTGCCCATAATCAGCCCAGCATATCATTCCCAGGTGTGTGTGCCCAAGAGAGTTGAACACACGCTCCAAGATGCCTGTGCTCAGTACCATTATTCTTGATGGCCAGAACAGGGAAGCCCCCATACCTGTCAGTCGGGGTGAATGAACAAAATGTGCTGTTATCTTCACAGGGCAGTGTTCTgtgtttgttaaaaaaaaaaaatgaaatgccaAGCACAGTGGtatacatctataatcccagagatgggggggggggtgagtcaggagaatcacaagttcaaggccatcctgggcatcttagcaagaccctatcttaagggctggagatgtggctcattgatagagaaaaaaaggaaaagtagggctggagttgtagctcagtggtagagtgctcgcctaacataatttaaaaaataaggaaaagtaccagaaaaaggaaagaaatgaggTACTGTTAACATGCTACAACATGATGAACCTTGAAAATTTCAGGTGAGAGAGGCTACCTGTCACCCAGCCTGCAAAAGGTACAGAAGAGGCAGATCCATGTGGGCAGCAGGGAGTTGGTGGTTGCTTGGAACTGGGAGGAATGAGTGAGGGGAAGGAACAAATGGGTGCTGGGTTTCTCTTTTAGATGATGAACGTGTTCTAAAATTGTGGTTGCACAACTCTGTAAGATCATGTAGTTGTGTAATTGGGTGAATTGTGTGGTATGTGAGCTGCATCTCATCAATAACAGCCTTATTAGCCATTATGAGAAAAAGATAAGCAAAAAGTTTACATCGCATATCTGTGAGCCTATTGTGCACCTGTTGTAAATGTG
This sequence is a window from Callospermophilus lateralis isolate mCalLat2 chromosome 17, mCalLat2.hap1, whole genome shotgun sequence. Protein-coding genes within it:
- the Txnl4a gene encoding thioredoxin-like protein 4A, with protein sequence MSYMLPHLHNGWQVDQAILSEEDRVVVIRFGHDWDPTCMKMDEVLYSIAEKVKNFAVIYLVDITEVPDFNKMYELYDPCTVMFFFRNKHIMIDLGTGNNNKINWAMEDKQEMVDIIETVYRGARKGRGLVVSPKDYSTKYRY